A part of Helicoverpa zea isolate HzStark_Cry1AcR chromosome 17, ilHelZeax1.1, whole genome shotgun sequence genomic DNA contains:
- the LOC124638194 gene encoding peroxisomal multifunctional enzyme type 2, with the protein MDQLRFDGRVAVVTGAGGGLGRAYALLLGSRGAKVVVNDLGGSRDGSGKSNFADAVVKEIKDKGGVAVADYNNVVEGEKIIQTALDNFGRIDILINNAGILRDKSFTKMSDQDWDLIHLVHLKGAYKTTHAAWEHFRKQKYGRVIMTSSNAGIFGNFGQANYSAAKMGLVGLTNTLAIEGSKYNIKVNTIVPTAASRLTEDILPPEMFEAMKPELIAPVVAYMCHESFPDSGAVIDSTLGYATKMHYVRGQGAILKKKPSDPVTIESVKEFWPEATNMKDSIHLEKIADTTINLVEKIQDFEERSKLDGDRESYWSSYKYDSKDLVLYALGIGASVENESDLKFLYESHENFAALPTYFILPGMAIESPLVANSMPPGKHADFTNILHGEQFIEFVGDLPGTEGDFKVRSYVVDTLDKGSSAVSIVNSEIYQNKQLVARTQQHIFVLGQGGFNGPRNSKQAVEVQPAPKRAPDAVVEQRTAEGQASLYRLSGDLNPLHIDPNVAAASGHPRPILHGMATLGFSARHVLAKFGGNDPANFKALKARFVKPVLPGQTLVTEMWVEGKRVLFQTKVKETGNTVIAGAYVDFKNVVSGQASSGPASTAAPSGALKSDALFAKIQEEVGKNKDLAKSIGGVFLYNITESGKTVKSWTLDLKTPAVHEGGPKSGKADTTLTVSDGDMVDIAAGTLSPQVAYMKGKLKISGNIMLAQKLGPLLKSNAKL; encoded by the exons ATGGACCAGCTTCGCTTTGACGGACGTGTTGCGGTGGTGACCGGCGCCGGTGGTGGCCTCGGCAGAGCCTACGCTCTGTTGCTGGGCTCAAGAGGCGCTAAAGTAGTGGTGAATGACCTCGGTGGCTCTCGCGACGGCAGTGGAAAATCAAACTTTGCGGACGCCGTTGTTAAGGAAATCAAGGACAAAG GTGGTGTTGCGGTCGCCGATTACAACAATGTCGTGGAGGGCGAGAAGATTATCCAAACCGCCTTAGATAACTTCGGCAGAATCGATATCCTTATCAACAATGCGGGAATACTTCGTGATAAGAGCTTCACTAAAATGTCCGATCAG GATTGGGACCTTATTCACCTGGTTCACTTGAAAGGTGCCTACAAAACCACTCACGCCGCATGGGAACACTTCAGAAAGCAAAAGTATGGTCGCGTCATTATGACCTCAAGTAATGCCGGAATCTTCGGAAACTTTGGCCAGGCTAACTACAG CGCCGCAAAGATGGGTCTGGTCGGTTTGACCAACACTCTTGCCATCGAAGGCTCGAAATACAACATTAAGGTGAACACCATCGTGCCCACGGCCGCGTCTCGTCTCACTGAAGACATTCTGCCCCCAGAAATGTTTGAGGCTATGAAGCCTGAGCTTATTGCTCCTGTTGTT GCATACATGTGCCACGAATCGTTCCCCGACTCCGGCGCGGTCATTGACTCCACTCTCGGATACGCGACCAAGATGCACTACGTTAGAGGACAAGGTGCCATTCTGAA GAAGAAGCCTTCAGACCCAGTCACAATCGAGTCTGTCAAGGAGTTCTGGCCCGAAGCGACAAACATGAAAGACTCCATCCATCTTGAAAAGATTGCTGACACCACTATCAATCTAGTTGAGAAGATTCAG GACTTCGAAGAGCGCAGCAAATTAGACGGTGACCGTGAATCCTACTGGTCGAGTTACAAGTATGATTCTAAGGATCTCGTACTGTATGCCCTCGGAA TCGGAGCATCAGTAGAAAACGAAAGCGACTTGAAGTTCTTGTACGAGTCTCATGAGAACTTCGCGGCTCTGCCCACATACTTCATCCTCCCGGGTATGGCCATCGAGTCCCCGCTTGTGGCTAACTCCATGCCTCCGGGCAAACACGCTGACTTTACTAAC ATTCTTCACGGTGAACAATTCATCGAATTCGTGGGAGATTTGCCCGGTACTGAGGGTGACTTCAAAGTACGCAGCTATGTTGTCGATACTCTGGACAAGGGATCAAGCGCTGTTTCCATCGTCAACA GTGAAATCTACCAGAACAAGCAGCTCGTAGCACGCACACAGCAACATATCTTCGTGCTCGGACAGGGCGGGTTCAACGGCCCCCGCAACAGCAAACAAGCGGTTGAAGTACAGCCGGCGCCTAAGAGAGCACCCGACGCTGTTGTTGAACAACGCACTGCTGAGGGACAGGCTTCGCTTTACAG GTTATCTGGTGATTTGAACCCACTGCACATTGACCCCAATGTGGCGGCCGCTAGCGGTCACCCCAGGCCCATCCTCCACGGAATGGCGACCCTTGGATTCTCTGCCAGACATGTATTGGccaa GTTCGGAGGCAACGACCCCGCAAACTTCAAGGCGCTTAAGGCTCGCTTCGTGAAGCCCGTGCTGCCTGGTCAGACCCTTGTCACCGAGATGTGGGTCGAAGGCAAGCGTGTGCTCTTCCAGACTAAGGTCAAGGAGACTGGCAACACTGTCATTGCTG gTGCATACGTTGATTTTAAGAACGTTGTATCCGGCCAGGCTTCCTCAGGGCCCGCGTCGACAGCAGCGCCCTCTGGTGCTCTCAAGTCTGATGCACTCTTCGCCAAAATCCAAGAGGAGGTTGGCAAGAACAAGGACTTGGCTAAGAGCATCGGTGGCGTGTTCCTTTACAATATCACTGAGAGTGGAAAGACTGTTAAATCTTGGA CTTTGGACCTCAAGACCCCAGCGGTACATGAAGGTGGACCAAAGAGTGGTAAGGCTGACACTACCCTGACTGTTTCTGACGGTGACATGGTAGACATCGCAGCAGGCACACTCAGCCCACAAGTGGCTTACATGAAGGGAAAGCTCAAGATTTCCGGAAATATCATGCTCGCACAAAAGTTGGGCCCACTGCTGAAGTCCAACGCCAAGCTATAA
- the LOC124638097 gene encoding uncharacterized protein LOC124638097 — protein MHRYRSETAWQGENNSSSRCIVTGDPLAAIYNEELWRINKVSPLYNLQYSAVRLKQYASKIRQALVSAVTASSSTKYVVQIEEQANLKYSEDDASALIINVLSSGQERNSKSNVAYSAILLSWGLSTALENATHLPYMLERGEQRVGTSVKTTLQTIFDCQINQFYFTQLQLLYFAFKFVENDSARSTDSFTFTYKIPQVEHKEKLKVNFEVGDIQIIWNGIQDEEAKVTDLVTVAYKILQNQIFDSFALDVTVFDLCEVKSPRAEVKGSGAVKMKTPEIVNCVLTILNEISNI, from the exons ATGCATAGATACCGATCAGAAACTGCATGGCAAGGGGAAAATAATTCTAGCTCAAGATGTATCGTAACCGGTGACCCATTAGCCG CAATTTACAATGAAGAGCTGTGGCGAATTAACAAAGTGTCTCCGCTATACAATTTACAGTACAGTGCAGTGAGATTAAAGCAATATGCGTCTAAAATAAGACAAGCGCTCGTGAGTGCAGTAACAGCTAGTTCGTCAACAAAATATGTCGTTCAAATCGAAGAACAagctaatttaaaatattctgaaGATGATGCCAGTGCTTTGATT ATTAACGtattatcatcaggtcaggagagaaacagtaaaagtaatgtGGCCTACTCAGCCATTCTTCTGTCTTGGGGGCTCAGCACTGCTTTAGAAAATGCCACCCATTTGCCCTATATGCTGGAGAGAGGTGAACAGAGGGTTGGGACATCTGTGAAAACAACTTTACAGACTATCTTTGACTGCCaaataaatcagttttattttactcaG cTACAATTACTGTACTTTGCCTTTAAATTTGTGGAGAATGACTCGGCCCGCAGCACTGACTCTTTTAcctttacatacaaaataccaCAAGTTGAACATAAAGAAAAGTTAAAAGTAAACTTTGAAGTTGGAGACATACAGATTATATGGAAtgg GATCCAAGATGAGGAAGCCAAGGTGACAGATTTAGTGACAGTAGCATACAAAATTTTACAGAACCAAATATTTGACAGTTTTGCCTTGGATGTTACTGTATTTGATCTCTGTGAAGTAAAGTCGCCGAGAGCAGAGGTAAAGGGTAGCGGGGCTGTGAAGATGAAGACTCCAGAAATTGTTAATTGTGTATTAACAATTTTGAATGAAATCAGTAATATTTAA